The Humulus lupulus chromosome 3, drHumLupu1.1, whole genome shotgun sequence genome window below encodes:
- the LOC133822858 gene encoding phosphatidylinositol 4-kinase gamma 7-like — translation MSRELDSPVQTQMAVALFKSPLSTEYHHGSQRIEGKQPAGRRRVFVQTESGCVLGMELDRCDNAHTVKRRLQIALSVPTEESSLTFGDMVLNNDLSAIRNDSPLLLTRNLLHRSSSTPCLSPTGKDLQHRDKSGPIEILGKSEDRTKVLVKDIVKAIKMGVDPIPVHSGLGGAYYFRNCKGESVAIVKPTDEEPFAPNNPKGFVGKALGQPGLKLSVRVGETGFREVAAYLLDKGHFANVPPTALVKITHSIFNVNDGVNGNKSNKKKLVSKIASFQQFIEHDFDASDHGTSSFPVGAVHRIGILDIRILNTDRHAGNLLVRKLDGVGRFGQVDLIPIDHGLCLPETLEDPYFEWIHWPQASIPFTDDELEYIEKLEPQKDCDMLRRELPMIREACLRVLVLCTIFLKEAAAYGLCLAEIGEMMSREFRSGEEEPSELEVICMEARRIIAERIIIEEVLSPKADVRDEDFQFPIDYGEWDLDAMPKIIPDEYMIKSPFQFGNGSGHGRSPLFKLEESIEEEEEEEEEKSDDEDKNLFANFPHLEKIPNISNLSMSLKSTSLSEKNQKYPKYAGSKPEKGYVLNTSSGHRSANEQLPASMSFVKLADMSDENWTLFLEKFQDLLYPAFAKRKFVTLGQRQRQRLGTSCQF, via the coding sequence ATGTCTCGTGAGTTGGACAGCCCTGTTCAGACTCAGATGGCAGTAGCACTTTTTAAGAGCCCGCTTAGCACGGAGTATCATCATGGGAGCCAGAGAATCGAAGGAAAGCAGCCTGCTGGGAGGAGACGGGTTTTCGTCCAAACTGAATCTGGGTGTGTCTTGGGGATGGAATTGGATCGTTGTGACAATGCTCATACCGTTAAGAGGAGACTGCAGATTGCTCTTAGTGTCCCTACTGAAGAGAGTTCGCTGACGTTTGGGGATATGGTGTTAAATAACGATCTTAGTGCCATTCGAAATGACTCCCCTCTTCTTCTTACTCGGAACCTTTTGCATAGAAGCTCATCCACTCCATGTCTCTCACCTACGGGCAAGGATCTACAGCATAGAGATAAGAGTGGTCCCATTGAGATATTGGGGAAATCAGAAGACAGAACTAAAGTATTGGTCAAGGATATTGTGAAGGCTATTAAGATGGGGGTTGATCCAATTCCTGTCCATAGCGGCTTGGGAGGTGCCTATTATTTCAGAAACTGCAAGGGCGAGAGTGTTGCTATTGTGAAACCAACAGATGAAGAACCTTTTGCACCAAATAACCCGAAAGGATTTGTTGGCAAAGCTCTTGGGCAACCTGGTCTGAAACTCTCTGTTCGGGTTGGAGAGACAGGGTTTAGAGAAGTTGCGGCTTACCTTCTTGATAAGGGCCACTTTGCAAATGTGCCTCCCACTGCATTGGTGAAGATCACTCATTCAATCTTTAATGTAAATGATGGGGTAAATGGGAACAAGTCTAACAAGAAGAAGCTGGTGAGCAAGATTGCATCTTTTCAACAGTTCATAGAGCATGATTTCGATGCCAGTGATCATGGGACTTCAAGTTTTCCAGTTGGTGCTGTGCATCGTATAGGGATCTTAGACATTAGGATTCTAAACACTGACAGGCATGCAGGGAATCTTTTAGTTAGAAAACTTGATGGTGTAGGACGATTTGGTCAGGTGGATCTCATTCCTATCGATCATGGTCTTTGCCTTCCTGAAACCTTGGAGGATCCATATTTTGAGTGGATTCATTGGCCTCAGGCCTCAATTCCATTCACCGATGATGAACTTGAGTACATAGAAAAACTTGAACCGCAGAAGGATTGTGACATGCTGAGGAGGGAGCTTCCCATGATTCGAGAAGCTTGTTTGAGGGTGTTGGTCCTTTGCACCATTTTCCTCAAGGAAGCTGCTGCTTATGGTCTCTGTCTTGCTGAGATTGGTGAGATGATGAGTCGTGAGTTTCGGAGTGGTGAGGAGGAACCCAGTGAGCTTGAGGTCATCTGTATGGAGGCAAGGAGGATAATAGCAGAGAGGATTATAATAGAAGAGGTTTTATCCCCAAAGGCTGATGTAAGGGATGAGGATTTCCAGTTTCCCATAGACTACGGGGAATGGGATTTAGATGCAATGCCAAAAATAATTCCAGATGAATATATGATCAAATCACCTTTTCAATTTGGAAATGGAAGCGGGCATGGACGATCTCCACTCTTTAAACTGGAAGAAAGcatagaggaggaggaggaggaggaggaggagaaaaGTGATGACGAAGATAAAAATCTGTTTGCAAATTTTCCACATCTCGAGAAGATCCCAAATATTTCTAACCTTTCAATGTCGCTTAAGAGCACTAGTTTAAGCGAGAAAAaccaaaaatacccaaaatatgcGGGATCAAAACCTGAAAAAGGATACGTGTTGAATACATCATCTGGTCACAGAAGTGCAAATGAGCAGCTTCCAGCAAGCATGAGCTTTGTGAAGTTAGCAGACATGAGTGATGAGAACTGGACGCTTTTCCTTGAGAAGTTTCAAGATTTGCTGTACCCAGCATTTGCAAAACGCAAGTTTGTGACCCTTGGCCAGAGGCAGAGACAGAGGCTTGGTACTTCGTGCCAGTTTTGA